From a single Bacillota bacterium genomic region:
- a CDS encoding HDIG domain-containing protein: MSYLTLLWHRFVEQNKAYRYTLLGVVFVSCAAMLTATLVPDSVPLRVGQASLSFVGAPRRVEDRYTTEALRQNARAAVGEVYDQDNAAVTEVLDKVEDTLVRLATIAAADMSEAARLEAARAQLPLALPENIIKIGFRVDAVARQDLLLELTQVLEPLYRLGIKEDGMELARSRLREALRETPLSSDERGLLAALVPPLMTPNLRLNEVATEREREAAARLVSPIFLQKGQKIIGQGEIATTREITLLSDLGLLRTGFNFRAIAGVMLLVLLILLFPLAYLYFHYRAVYASTAQLGLIAVICLGVAFISFALAGVTGYLMPVAAASMLIAVLVDARVGIGIGVALSLLVAGFTGFEPRFFVVALLGSAAGIYAVSSSELRRSLVQSGLVVGGVNAVTVAAFALLSGDVLQLALRDTFFGLTNGLLSAILTIGTLPFLENAFGVVSSIKLAELANPQHPLLRRLLIEAPGTYHHSLIVANLAESAALQVGADPLRTRVGAYYHDAGKVERPYFFIENQLVAENPHDDYSPHLSALIITSHVKDGVKLARQHKLPEVIIDILREHHGTSVVQYFYNKAQKADHDTKEDDFRYEGPRPRSKEAAIVMLADVVEAAVRAMTAPTPLKIEQRVRSLLRDKLHAGQLDESELTLRDIDKIGSAFISHLTGIFHRRIEYPEQQGGMMLDAGTMEQRTRPTITPQRY, from the coding sequence GTGTCATATCTCACGCTTTTGTGGCATCGCTTTGTGGAGCAGAACAAGGCCTATCGCTATACTTTGTTGGGGGTAGTGTTCGTCTCCTGCGCAGCCATGCTCACAGCGACATTAGTACCAGATAGCGTCCCACTGCGAGTGGGGCAGGCCAGCCTCTCTTTTGTCGGCGCACCACGACGGGTTGAAGACAGGTACACTACAGAAGCCCTCAGGCAGAACGCTAGGGCCGCTGTTGGCGAAGTCTACGATCAAGACAATGCAGCCGTGACCGAGGTGCTCGACAAGGTCGAAGACACCCTAGTGCGTTTGGCAACAATTGCCGCCGCAGACATGTCCGAGGCCGCCCGCCTAGAGGCGGCGCGGGCGCAGTTACCCCTAGCCTTGCCTGAGAACATCATTAAGATCGGGTTCAGGGTCGATGCGGTCGCTCGACAAGATCTCCTGCTCGAGTTAACGCAGGTACTAGAGCCTCTCTACAGGCTAGGCATCAAAGAGGACGGCATGGAGCTAGCGCGATCACGCCTGCGCGAGGCCTTGCGCGAGACGCCCCTTAGTAGTGATGAGCGGGGCCTACTGGCAGCCCTAGTTCCCCCGCTTATGACGCCTAATTTGCGCCTGAACGAGGTCGCTACCGAGCGCGAGAGAGAAGCGGCAGCAAGGCTTGTGAGCCCTATTTTCTTGCAGAAGGGCCAAAAAATCATTGGCCAGGGTGAAATAGCTACGACGAGAGAGATTACCCTGCTGAGCGACCTCGGCCTACTGCGCACGGGCTTTAATTTTCGCGCCATAGCGGGCGTAATGCTGCTAGTTCTCTTAATACTGCTCTTTCCCTTAGCCTATCTGTACTTTCACTATCGTGCTGTCTACGCCTCCACCGCGCAGCTAGGGCTGATTGCCGTCATCTGCCTAGGTGTAGCCTTTATTTCTTTTGCTCTCGCCGGGGTAACGGGCTACTTGATGCCGGTGGCCGCCGCCAGCATGCTCATTGCCGTCCTAGTCGATGCCAGAGTTGGCATCGGCATTGGTGTGGCGCTAAGCCTCTTGGTGGCCGGTTTTACCGGGTTTGAACCGCGGTTTTTCGTGGTGGCGCTGCTTGGTTCGGCTGCTGGTATCTATGCCGTGTCTAGTAGTGAGCTTAGGCGCAGCCTCGTGCAGAGCGGGCTCGTAGTCGGCGGCGTCAATGCCGTGACGGTGGCTGCCTTTGCTCTTTTATCAGGTGACGTACTACAGCTAGCACTGCGAGACACCTTCTTTGGCCTCACTAATGGCTTGCTCTCCGCCATTCTTACCATCGGTACCTTGCCCTTCTTAGAGAACGCCTTTGGGGTGGTTTCAAGCATCAAATTAGCCGAGCTGGCCAATCCGCAGCATCCCTTACTGAGGCGCCTGCTCATTGAGGCCCCGGGCACCTACCACCATAGTTTGATTGTAGCTAATTTGGCAGAGTCAGCTGCCCTGCAAGTTGGTGCCGACCCCCTGCGCACTAGGGTCGGAGCCTACTACCACGATGCAGGTAAAGTAGAGCGACCTTACTTCTTTATTGAAAACCAACTGGTGGCCGAAAACCCCCACGACGATTACTCGCCTCATTTAAGTGCACTAATTATTACTAGCCATGTAAAGGACGGAGTTAAGTTAGCGCGTCAACACAAGTTGCCCGAAGTAATAATTGATATTCTACGCGAACATCATGGCACCTCAGTCGTACAGTATTTTTATAACAAGGCGCAAAAGGCCGACCACGATACCAAAGAAGACGACTTCCGTTACGAAGGGCCGCGACCAAGGAGCAAAGAAGCGGCCATCGTGATGTTGGCCGATGTAGTTGAAGCCGCCGTACGGGCGATGACCGCCCCAACACCACTTAAAATAGAACAAAGGGTGCGCTCCCTACTGCGCGATAAGCTACATGCTGGCCAGCTAGATGAAAGTGAACTTACGTTAAGAGATATCGATAAAATCGGTTCGGCTTTTATAAGCCACCTCACAGGGATCTTTCACCGGCGGATTGAATACCCAGAGCAGCAAGGAGGAATGATGCTCGATGCAGGTACTATGGAGCAACGAACAAGACCAACTATCACTCCCCAGCGCTATTGA